From Thalassotalea psychrophila:
TGGCAAGCAGTTACAGATGGTCGATTAGATTTCATCGTATCTGATCATTCACCTTGTACACCTGAGCTTAAGCACATTGATACCGGTGATATTGAGAAAGCTTGGGGTGGAATTTCAGCATTGCAGTTTGGCTTACCACTTATTTGGACTGAAGCGAAAGAGCGCGGTTTTACCTTAATCGACTTAGCCCGCTTAATGTCGAGTGAAACGGCTAAGTTTGCTGGATTAGACTCAGTTAAAGGCAAAATTGCCATCGGTCATCATGCCGATTTTTTAGTGTTTGATCCGACCGTGAGATACACAATTACTAATGACATGATTAAGCACCGTCACAATATAACGCCATACGCAGGTCGTCAGGTTGTAGGTCAAGTAGAGCACACTTTTGTTCGTGGCCATCATGTATATCAACAGGACGAATTCATCAATGCGCCCAAAGGGCGCCCTTTATTAAAAGGAAAGCTGTAATTCTCAGTTGCCAAAGTAGGTAGCAACAATTATTGCAAATATTGAATCATTAACAAATTTTAGATGTAGGAAAGAAAAGCTATGATGCTAGATATAGATACTCAAGAACAGAACAAGCTAGAAGGCGCTGCTCTTGAATTAGAACAAAAATTAAAAACTCATTGTGTTGATTTGGCCAATGAACGCGTAGGCGGTGAAACACTGTCTTGTAGTGATGATTTTTTTGCTGAAATGGAAAATTTAATCAAACCTGGTCGCGGCATTTTTATCGACGATAAATTTACCGATCGTGGCAAATGGATGGACGGTTGGGAATCTCGTCGTAGTTATGGTCGTGACAATGGTCGTGAATTTGACTGGTGCATCATTCGTCTAGGCATTAAAGGTGTTATTCGTGGCTTTGATATCGATACTAACTACTTCCGTGGTAACGCACCAGAGTCAGTATCTGTTGAGGCATGTGTGAGTGAAGTTGAACCTAATGCCGACACCATTTGGGAAACTGTGTTAGAGCAAGCGGGTGTTGATGCTCACAGCCAAAATATTTTTACCATCAATAATGATAAAGCTTATACCCATATTCGTTTAAACATGTTCCCAGATGGTGGTGTTGCCCGTATCCGTGTTTATGGTGAAGCCGAAGTAAATTGGAATCAATTTATAGACGGTGAGTTAATCGATTTAGCCTACATTAAAAATGGCGGTAAAGCGTTATTAGTAAGCGACATGTTCTTTAGTGATAAAAATAATTTAATTATGCCTGGTCGTGGTAAAGATATGGGAGATGGTTGGGAAACTAAGCGTCGTCGTGATCCAGGACCAGATTGGTCTATCGTTAAACTAGCCAGTCGTGGCAGCATTGAAAAAGTTATCGTAGATACTTGCCACTTTAAAGGTAATTTCCCAGACACCTTCACCTTAGAAGGTATGGTGTCCGACAGTGATGACTTCAGCGATGGTCAACAAGAAGATAAATGGCAGCCGATTATTGCGCGCACTAAACTATATGCACATCGTGAACATTTATTTATTAATGAAATTGCTGTTAATAACGAACAAAGCTTCACCCACGTGCGTTTAAATATCTTCCCTGACGGCGGTATTTCTCGTATGCGCGTCTTTGGGAAAATGCTTGGCAAAGTTAACTCATAAGTGGTGCAGATATGAATTTAGAACAATTAAATAGTTTCTCCGTTGAGCAAGCAACACATACGTTTATGCAATGCTGTACTTCATCAACTTGGGTAAACTCTATGGTTAAGGCACGTCCTTTCGTTGATGAAAGAGCAATTGCCAATCAAGCTGATTTAGCCTGGCAAGAGTTGACTGAACCAGACTACATGGAAGCTTTTGAAGGACACCCAAAAATTGGTGACGTCAGCAGTTTACGTGCTAAGTATGCCAATACAAAAGAATTAGCGGGTAACGAGCAAGGCTTAGTTAAAGAAGCGAACGAAGATGTTCTGCAAGTATTGTCTCAAGGTAATGCAGATTATGAAGAGAAGTTCGGTTTTATCTTTATCGTTTGTGCGACGGGTAAAAGTGCCAAGCAAATGTCAGACTTACTGCAAGCACGTTTACCAAATAACAAAGCACAAGAATTAATCAATGCTGCTGAAGAGCAAAGAAAAATATTTCAACTTCGCATCGATAAAGCATTAGCTGAAGGTTAGTACTAAGTGGACAATTGTTTTGTCCACTTAGTATAAAATTTAAGGCCAATTATTTTAAGGAATCTGAATGAGTCAAATTACTACTCACATACTGGACACGACGCGTGGTTTACCCGCAAAAAATGTTCCTATCACTTTGTTTGCCCAGCAGGGTGATGAATGGCAAAAAATCAATGGTGGCGTTACAAATGATGATGGCCGTTTACCAGGGTTATTAGCTGAGGATAAAAAGTTACCTGCAGGTGTTTATCGCATGCACTTTGCTACTTCTGTTTATTTTAAAGCAAACAGCGAAGAAGGTTTTTACCCATATGTTGATATCGTTTTTGAAATCGACGCGAGTGGTACGCATTATCATATTCCATTGCTATTAACTGCATATGGTTATTCAACTTACCGTGGCAGTTAACCACCTTTTAATGGGAAAGCTAATGGACACTACAATGACTGATAATATCCAAACCATTACACCAAAACCGTTAACTGCAGATGCTTTTAGTATTTTTGGTGATGTAATAGAAGCCAATACAGATGCAAAAAACTTTGCGATTAACGATGGCTTTACCCAGCGTTATCACGATTTAGCTAAGGTTGATGTTAATGATAATAATGGTCATGCCTTGATCAGTATCTTTCGCTCAACCCCATTAGTACAACCAATCGCCATTAAAATGATGGAGCGTCATCCTCATGGCAGCCAAGCATTTATTCCTATGGGGGAGAACCCGTATTTAGTGGTCGCTGCCCCTGCTGGCGAATTTGATGTGAACAACATAGAAGTGTTTATCGCCAAA
This genomic window contains:
- the alc gene encoding allantoicase, with protein sequence MMLDIDTQEQNKLEGAALELEQKLKTHCVDLANERVGGETLSCSDDFFAEMENLIKPGRGIFIDDKFTDRGKWMDGWESRRSYGRDNGREFDWCIIRLGIKGVIRGFDIDTNYFRGNAPESVSVEACVSEVEPNADTIWETVLEQAGVDAHSQNIFTINNDKAYTHIRLNMFPDGGVARIRVYGEAEVNWNQFIDGELIDLAYIKNGGKALLVSDMFFSDKNNLIMPGRGKDMGDGWETKRRRDPGPDWSIVKLASRGSIEKVIVDTCHFKGNFPDTFTLEGMVSDSDDFSDGQQEDKWQPIIARTKLYAHREHLFINEIAVNNEQSFTHVRLNIFPDGGISRMRVFGKMLGKVNS
- the uraD gene encoding 2-oxo-4-hydroxy-4-carboxy-5-ureidoimidazoline decarboxylase; the protein is MNLEQLNSFSVEQATHTFMQCCTSSTWVNSMVKARPFVDERAIANQADLAWQELTEPDYMEAFEGHPKIGDVSSLRAKYANTKELAGNEQGLVKEANEDVLQVLSQGNADYEEKFGFIFIVCATGKSAKQMSDLLQARLPNNKAQELINAAEEQRKIFQLRIDKALAEG
- the uraH gene encoding hydroxyisourate hydrolase; this translates as MSQITTHILDTTRGLPAKNVPITLFAQQGDEWQKINGGVTNDDGRLPGLLAEDKKLPAGVYRMHFATSVYFKANSEEGFYPYVDIVFEIDASGTHYHIPLLLTAYGYSTYRGS
- a CDS encoding ureidoglycolate lyase is translated as MTDNIQTITPKPLTADAFSIFGDVIEANTDAKNFAINDGFTQRYHDLAKVDVNDNNGHALISIFRSTPLVQPIAIKMMERHPHGSQAFIPMGENPYLVVAAPAGEFDVNNIEVFIAKASQGINYHKGTWHHFCLALNSESDFLVVDRGGEGDNCDVLELDGSLVIAQS